The genome window ATGATGGGAAAGAAAAGCATTTTCTTCCCTGTTCATTTCCCTTTGAATGACAAATTCCAGTTTGTCAAGGCACCTGTTGGTAAGAAAACTCGTAAGATATATTTTGATTTTCTTCAGCATCAGAAACAGGAGAAAAAGTGATACGGATCAAGGATTTGACATCAGGGAATCCCGTGAGGCTGATACTGGTTTTTGCGCTACCGGTTCTTACGGGGAATATGCTGCAGCAGTTTTATAATTTGGTTGACTCTCTGATTATCGGGCAGCTGCTGGGAGTTACAGCACTGGCAGCGGTTTCGGCCTCCGGGTGGCTGGACTGGGCCGTGCTGTCAATCCCCATGGGGCTGGCGCAGGGATATTCCATCCATGCCTCCCAGTGCTACGGTGGAAAACAGTATGCGGAACTGAAAAGAACCGTTGCACAAAGCTATCTGATCTCCGCAGCAGTGACAGTCGCACTGGAGGCAATCAGCCAGACGCTGCTGCGTCCTGTGCTGACATGGATGAATTCGCCGGAGGAAACCATTCATCTGACAGAGAACTATCTGCGAATTATCTATGCAGGCCTGCCGGTGGTGATGTGCCTGAATGTGTTCAGCGGCTTTCTGTACGCGCTGGGAAACAGCAGAACGCCTCTGCTGGCTCTGGCCTGCGCCACGGCGGTAAACATCGCTCTGGACTGGTGGTTTGTCGGTTCCCTGGGCCTTGGCACTAACGGCGGCGCGTATGCGACCGTGATAGCACAGGCGGTTTCCGCCGGAATCTGTCTGGCTGCGGTATTGAAGATTCCGGAACTTCGCCCTCAGCGGGTCGATTACCGTCCTGACCGGATAGTGATTCGAAAACTTATTCGGCTCGGATTCCCGATTGCCTTTCAGAACCTCATCATTTCACTTGGAGGGCTCATACTGCAAGGCGTGGTCAACGCCTTCGGATTCATCTTTATGGCCGGGTACAACGCGGCCTCCAGGCTGCAGGGACTGGTGGAAATCGCAGGATCTTCCCTAGGAAGCGCGGCGGGTACCTTTACCGGGCAGAATTATGGCGCCGGAAGAATGGATCGTGTAAGGCTGGGGCTGCGGCGTTCAGCACAGATCGGTTTTCTGCTCGCGCTTACCGTCGGAGGGCTGATGACAGTATTCGGAAAGTCCATTCTTTCCCTGTTTATCCGGGATGAGGCGGAACTGGCAGATCAGGTGCTGGCGATTGGATATGATTTTCTTCGGGTGATGGCAGCCGGGTTGCCCATGCTGTATCTGCTTTTTGTTTACAGAACTACCCTGCAAGGCTTGGGCGATACAGTGATGCCGATGATTTCCGGCTTTTTGGAATTGGCGCTGCGTGTTGGAGCAGCGCTGCTTCTTCCTGCGATTCTGGGATATTGGGGAGTTTATCTGGCAGAGATTGCAGCATGGATTGGTGCGGGAGCTTTTCTGATCATGGTCTGTTATCATCGACTGCACAGGCTGACAAATACCGTGGAAGAAACAAAATGACGCGATATTGTTCCCTAAGATTTACGCACCTTTCCGGTTTGATGGCTCCCTTTTGGCAAGATATTTCGGAAAATATCTTTTGAGTTATGTGACCAACGACAAATCGGAGTTTATGGAGAGAAACAAAATGGATAAGAATACAGCAATGGAAAACCTTGCCCGGGCGCTGCAGGAAAAAGACGGCTTCAACGGGGCGTGGCTCTATGCGGAAAACGGCGAGATCGTGTCCAAGGGAGCTCTCGGCTTCCGGGATCCTGAAAACACGCTTCCGATTACGGAGGACACGATCTTTCAGTTGGCTTCGATCAGTAAGCAGTTCACGGCGACGGCCGTTATGCTGCTGATGCGGCAGAGCCTTCTCAGCCCGGAGGACAGGATCACAAAGTATTTTCCGGAACTTGCTGCGTATGAGGGCGTAACTGTC of Aristaeella lactis contains these proteins:
- a CDS encoding MATE family efflux transporter — its product is MIRIKDLTSGNPVRLILVFALPVLTGNMLQQFYNLVDSLIIGQLLGVTALAAVSASGWLDWAVLSIPMGLAQGYSIHASQCYGGKQYAELKRTVAQSYLISAAVTVALEAISQTLLRPVLTWMNSPEETIHLTENYLRIIYAGLPVVMCLNVFSGFLYALGNSRTPLLALACATAVNIALDWWFVGSLGLGTNGGAYATVIAQAVSAGICLAAVLKIPELRPQRVDYRPDRIVIRKLIRLGFPIAFQNLIISLGGLILQGVVNAFGFIFMAGYNAASRLQGLVEIAGSSLGSAAGTFTGQNYGAGRMDRVRLGLRRSAQIGFLLALTVGGLMTVFGKSILSLFIRDEAELADQVLAIGYDFLRVMAAGLPMLYLLFVYRTTLQGLGDTVMPMISGFLELALRVGAALLLPAILGYWGVYLAEIAAWIGAGAFLIMVCYHRLHRLTNTVEETK